From a region of the Arachis ipaensis cultivar K30076 chromosome B09, Araip1.1, whole genome shotgun sequence genome:
- the LOC107614943 gene encoding uncharacterized protein LOC107614943, whose amino-acid sequence MKTEVSFLCSYGGQIKFHDRNNQYWYEGGNNKKLHVRSSINFNDMIAKLSAISGTADVAYFKYQIPGYGLETLLSITNDRDLRNLMRDFDPNTPNDVKHIFLFSEENSSPSPPPQQVAENASELEAGAGPRVVHCLMLTSAGLLFTAQIHSVMVINDGLKSTGTIAVNDDQSVSDKTVKVPLCQRQIDHH is encoded by the exons ATGAAGACGGAGGTGAGTTTCTTGTGCAGCTATGGTGGCCAGATCAAGTTCCACGATCGAAACAACCAATACTGGTACGAAGGAGGCAATAACAAGAAACTACACGTCCGCAGCAGCATCAATTTCAATGACATGATCGCCAAGCTCTCCGCCATCAGTGGCACCGCTGACGTGGCCTACTTCAAGTACCAGATCCCAGGGTACGGCCTAGAAACCCTCCTCAGCATCACCAACGACAGAGACCTCCGCAACCTGATGCGGGACTTCGATCCAAACACACCCAACGACGTCAAGCATATCTTCCTCTTCTCCGAGGAAAATTCTTCACCCTCTCCTCCTCCTCAGCAAGTCGCTGAGAACGCATCCGAGCTGGAAGCAGGTGCCGGTCCGCGTGTGGTTCACTGCTTGATGCTTACATCGGCCGGTTTACTCTTCACAGCG CAAATCCATTCGGTTATGGTCATTAACGACGGTCTCAAGAGTACTGGAACTATCGCGGTTAATGATGATCAATCTGTCTCTGACAAAACTGTAAAAGTACCG CTTTGTCAGAGACAGATTGATCATCATTAA
- the LOC107614944 gene encoding uncharacterized protein LOC107614944, whose protein sequence is MKTEVSFLCSYGGQIKFHDRNNQYLYEGGNNKKFHVRSSINFNDMIAELSAISGTADVAYFKYQIPGYGLETLLSITNDRDLRNLMRDFDPNTPNNVKHIFLFSEENPSPSPPPQQVAENASELEAGAGPRVVFTA, encoded by the coding sequence ATGAAGACGGAGGTGAGTTTCTTGTGCAGCTACGGTGGCCAGATCAAATTCCACGATCGAAACAACCAATACTTGTACGAAGgaggtaataacaagaaattcCACGTCCGCAGCAGCATCAATTTCAATGACATGATCGCCGAGCTCTCCGCCATTAGTGGCACCGCTGACGTGGCCTACTTCAAGTACCAGATCCCAGGGTACGGCCTAGAAACCCTCCTCAGCATCACCAACGACAGAGACCTCCGCAACCTGATGCGGGACTTCGATCCAAACACACCCAACAACGTCAAGCATATCTTCCTCTTCTCCGAGGAAAATCCTTCACCCTCTCCTCCTCCTCAGCAAGTTGCTGAGAACGCATCCGAGCTGGAAGCAGGTGCTGGTCCGCGTGTGGTGTTCACTGCTTGA